A window of the Streptomyces sp. NBC_00454 genome harbors these coding sequences:
- a CDS encoding glutamate ABC transporter substrate-binding protein — MAVACALTAAAVLLPLAQAAPGNGHVPQVREPARMAVAPLAPGDTCQDPEASLRPSGLDGSTIQRIRAAGHLVAGVDQNSFKWGYRNPAGELDGFDIALVKAIAKDILGDPNKVIYRAIPTSQRIPALKDGTVDIVVRTMTINCKRLEDVAFSTAYFEAGQQVLAPKASKITGYDASLKGQRICTAAGSTAEAALATQSYGSVPVSVPNQLDCLVRLQLGEVDGIITDNALAAGQAAQDPSVQLVGSPFTKEFYGVAMNKDAGDLVRRVNKVLEDYRAGGDNSPWMTAYRTHLQPVLPGVSGPPAPKYRD, encoded by the coding sequence ATGGCCGTCGCCTGCGCGCTGACGGCCGCCGCCGTCCTGCTGCCGCTGGCCCAGGCGGCCCCGGGGAACGGGCACGTCCCGCAGGTGCGCGAGCCGGCCAGGATGGCCGTCGCCCCCCTGGCTCCGGGCGACACCTGCCAGGACCCGGAGGCCAGCCTGCGGCCGAGCGGGCTGGACGGTTCGACGATCCAGCGGATCCGCGCCGCGGGGCACCTCGTCGCGGGCGTGGACCAGAACAGTTTCAAATGGGGTTACCGCAACCCGGCGGGCGAGCTCGATGGCTTCGACATCGCTCTGGTCAAGGCCATAGCGAAGGACATCCTGGGCGACCCCAACAAGGTCATCTACCGGGCGATCCCCACCAGCCAGCGCATCCCCGCGCTCAAGGACGGCACCGTCGACATCGTCGTGCGGACCATGACGATCAACTGCAAGCGGCTGGAGGACGTCGCCTTCTCGACGGCCTACTTCGAGGCCGGCCAGCAGGTGCTGGCACCCAAGGCCTCCAAGATCACCGGCTACGACGCCTCGCTGAAGGGCCAGCGGATCTGCACGGCGGCCGGTTCCACGGCGGAGGCGGCGCTCGCCACCCAGTCGTACGGTTCCGTTCCCGTCAGCGTGCCCAACCAGCTGGACTGCCTGGTGCGGCTGCAGCTGGGCGAGGTGGACGGCATCATCACCGACAACGCCCTCGCGGCCGGCCAGGCCGCGCAGGACCCGTCGGTCCAGCTGGTGGGCTCCCCCTTCACCAAGGAGTTCTACGGGGTGGCCATGAACAAGGACGCCGGCGATCTGGTGCGCCGGGTCAACAAGGTGCTGGAGGACTACCGTGCGGGCGGTGACAACAGCCCCTGGATGACCGCCTACAGGACCCACCTCCAGCCCGTGCTGCCCGGCGTGAGCGGCCCGCCCGCGCCCAAGTACCGGGACTGA
- a CDS encoding tetratricopeptide repeat protein: MGTACMRPGCSGSYEDMGGGELYCDTCGLAPAGAVAAGAEPLVSVPTAMTSAARHGESQSSHGSGRSASSSSSSRASRSSRSSSSRRSVSGRLSRALSGAESTRSVSVRSSTTAARVSGRSRLGAGLVAVPEVPRPDPSEAVLENPEVPERKRFCSRSDCGAPVGRARGERPGRTEGFCTKCGHPYSFVPKLREGDLVHGQYEVAGCLAHGGLGWVYLAVDRAVARRWVVLKGLLDTGDEDAMAAAISERRFLAEIEHSNIVRIYNFVEHLDERTGSLDGYIVMEYVGGKSLKEIANERRRPDGRRDPLPVEQACAYGIEALEALGHLHSRNLLYCDFKVDNAIQQADQLKLIDMGAVRRMDDEESAIYGTVGYQAPEVGEVGPSVASDLYTVARTLAVLTFDFQGYTNVFVDSLPDPQHIEVFGRYESFYRLLVRATDPDPERRFSSAQEMADQLTGVLREVVALQTGRPRPQVSTLFSPELRVPDDLLFADEPGAEVSRLGARAVKRWRGAAPAALPPVPQSAAGPASLPAVPAAAPTAAPLTGYGTTGLVTTATHKAAGGAGPAVPAPRQAPSAAPLPLPLSTPSASAPGGGSAPRQPALSTLNTREASLALPVPLVDAADPNAGFLAGLLASAPADLLAALSSAPAESAELRLRELRARLELGETDAPLVSEALARLEEGHPDDWRVVWARGIASLAVGEDETAALSFDAVYDAFPGEPAPKLALGLCAEVLGQLDNAAEYYRLVWATDPGFVGAAFGLARVQLAAGDRGAAVRTLESVPEVSIHHTAARVAAVRARLRDRSPQDALLPDLAAAAAQVEALGRFGLDSLRHERLRAEVLGAALDWVLSGSRGSDPGPTSLLGCQLDERGLRFGLERSFRVLARLAQRGEERIELVERANRFRPRTWV; this comes from the coding sequence ATCGGAACGGCGTGCATGCGCCCCGGCTGCTCGGGTTCGTACGAGGACATGGGCGGCGGCGAGCTGTACTGCGACACCTGCGGGCTGGCGCCGGCCGGCGCCGTCGCGGCGGGCGCGGAGCCGCTGGTGTCGGTGCCGACCGCGATGACGAGCGCGGCGCGCCACGGGGAATCGCAGAGCTCCCACGGATCCGGACGGTCGGCTTCCTCTTCCTCGTCCTCGCGGGCTTCCCGGTCCTCGCGCTCCTCCTCCTCGCGCCGTTCGGTGTCGGGGCGGCTCTCGCGCGCCCTGTCGGGGGCCGAGTCCACCCGCTCTGTGTCGGTGCGCAGTTCGACCACGGCCGCCCGGGTTTCGGGCCGCAGCCGCCTCGGGGCCGGGCTGGTCGCCGTACCGGAGGTGCCTCGTCCGGATCCCTCGGAGGCGGTGCTGGAGAATCCGGAGGTGCCGGAGCGCAAGCGGTTCTGTTCGCGCTCGGACTGCGGTGCTCCGGTGGGTCGGGCCCGGGGTGAGCGGCCGGGCCGGACGGAAGGTTTCTGCACCAAATGCGGGCATCCGTACTCCTTCGTCCCCAAGCTCCGCGAGGGTGATCTCGTCCACGGCCAGTACGAGGTCGCGGGCTGCCTCGCGCACGGCGGCCTCGGCTGGGTCTACCTGGCGGTGGACCGGGCCGTGGCCCGGCGGTGGGTGGTCCTCAAGGGCCTGCTCGACACCGGGGACGAGGACGCGATGGCCGCCGCGATCTCGGAGCGGCGCTTCCTCGCGGAGATCGAGCACTCCAACATCGTGCGGATCTACAACTTCGTGGAGCACCTGGACGAGCGCACCGGTTCGCTGGACGGGTACATCGTCATGGAGTACGTCGGCGGCAAATCGCTCAAGGAGATCGCCAACGAGCGGCGCCGGCCGGACGGCAGGCGCGATCCGCTGCCGGTCGAGCAGGCGTGCGCGTACGGCATCGAGGCGCTGGAGGCCCTCGGCCACCTGCACAGCAGGAACCTCCTGTACTGCGACTTCAAGGTCGACAACGCCATCCAGCAGGCCGACCAGCTGAAGCTGATCGACATGGGCGCGGTACGGCGGATGGACGACGAGGAGTCGGCCATCTACGGCACCGTGGGCTACCAGGCGCCGGAGGTCGGGGAGGTCGGCCCGTCGGTCGCCTCCGACCTGTACACGGTGGCGCGCACGCTGGCCGTCCTGACCTTCGACTTCCAGGGGTACACGAACGTCTTCGTGGACTCGCTGCCGGACCCGCAGCACATCGAGGTGTTCGGTCGGTACGAATCCTTCTACCGGCTGCTCGTACGGGCCACCGACCCGGATCCGGAACGGCGGTTCTCCTCCGCCCAGGAGATGGCGGACCAGCTGACGGGGGTGCTGCGGGAGGTCGTCGCGCTCCAGACGGGCCGGCCGAGGCCGCAGGTCTCCACGCTCTTCAGCCCCGAACTCCGGGTCCCGGACGACCTGCTGTTCGCCGACGAGCCGGGCGCGGAGGTGTCCCGGCTGGGCGCACGCGCCGTGAAGCGGTGGCGGGGCGCCGCACCCGCTGCGCTCCCCCCGGTCCCGCAGTCCGCGGCGGGGCCCGCCTCCCTTCCCGCCGTCCCGGCGGCCGCCCCCACGGCGGCCCCGCTCACCGGGTACGGGACGACCGGGCTGGTGACGACGGCCACCCACAAGGCCGCCGGCGGAGCCGGGCCCGCGGTACCCGCGCCGCGGCAGGCGCCCTCGGCGGCGCCACTGCCGCTGCCGCTGTCCACGCCTTCGGCGTCGGCGCCCGGCGGCGGCTCCGCTCCGCGGCAGCCGGCACTGTCGACGCTGAACACCCGCGAGGCCTCGCTGGCGCTGCCCGTGCCGCTGGTCGACGCGGCGGACCCCAACGCCGGTTTCCTGGCCGGTCTGCTGGCCTCCGCCCCCGCCGACCTGCTGGCCGCGCTGAGCTCGGCTCCGGCCGAATCCGCCGAACTGCGGCTGCGGGAACTCCGGGCCCGGCTCGAACTGGGCGAGACCGACGCGCCCCTCGTCTCCGAGGCGCTGGCCCGGCTGGAGGAGGGGCATCCGGACGACTGGCGGGTGGTGTGGGCCCGCGGCATCGCCTCCCTGGCCGTCGGGGAGGACGAGACGGCCGCCCTGTCCTTCGACGCCGTCTACGACGCCTTCCCCGGCGAACCCGCGCCGAAGCTGGCGCTGGGGCTGTGCGCCGAGGTCCTGGGGCAGCTGGACAACGCCGCCGAGTACTACCGCCTGGTGTGGGCCACGGACCCCGGGTTCGTCGGCGCGGCCTTCGGGCTGGCCCGGGTGCAACTGGCCGCCGGGGACCGGGGCGCAGCGGTGCGCACGCTGGAATCCGTGCCCGAGGTGTCGATCCACCACACCGCCGCCCGGGTGGCCGCCGTACGGGCACGCTTGCGCGACCGGTCACCGCAGGACGCTCTGCTGCCCGATCTGGCGGCGGCCGCGGCGCAGGTGGAGGCGCTGGGCAGGTTCGGCCTGGACTCGCTGCGCCACGAGCGGCTGAGGGCGGAAGTTCTGGGGGCGGCGCTCGACTGGGTACTGTCGGGTAGCCGGGGTTCCGACCCCGGACCGACCTCGCTGCTCGGCTGCCAACTGGACGAGCGGGGGCTGCGCTTCGGCCTGGAGCGCTCGTTCCGCGTGCTGGCACGGCTGGCGCAGCGGGGCGAGGAGAGGATCGAACTGGTGGAGCGGGCAAACCGTTTCCGTCCCCGGACGTGGGTGTGA
- a CDS encoding protein phosphatase 2C domain-containing protein has translation MSTAAPTLVEGPAGWSDTAATPDPGGAAAPDPHGSPLRPEAPYGSAAHQGQGPTGEAPYGSAGPQDPGPAAETRYGLAAQQGHTSTGEAPYGSAGPQGRTPTGEAPYDGTTPQGPGPQGAPSYGAATPQGHGHSHGSGFEAPYDGTTPPGGPVGQQPAHGNPGAAPGPDTSYDIAAPQGADHWNTGPQGPGSGGEARQDSPAQQGQGQTPGGEARYDGPAPQGQGQTPGGEAPYGSTAPQGEGAGKTCVACRAGRVDTDGYCEHCGHAQPRERDHLEEELGSVAAVSDRGLRHHRNEDSFAVAATALPDGSAATVAIVCDGVSSASRPDEASAAAAAAANEALLDALPRGAHPQEAMHEAILAAAAAVNALAPEVPGAQNAPACTLVGAVVSGGLLTIGWVGDSRAYWVPDDRAALPRRLTEDDSWAAQMVAAGLMGEAEAYADVRAHAITGWLGADAYDLEPHTATFKPDHDGVIVVCTDGLWNYAESARDMAQVLPADAATRPLHSAQVLVGHALDGGGHDNVTVAVVPFAAPEGPAPVQA, from the coding sequence GTGTCCACCGCCGCCCCCACGCTGGTCGAGGGCCCCGCGGGCTGGTCCGACACGGCCGCCACCCCGGACCCCGGCGGCGCGGCCGCCCCGGACCCCCACGGCTCACCCCTCCGGCCCGAAGCCCCGTACGGCTCCGCGGCCCACCAGGGGCAAGGTCCCACGGGCGAAGCCCCGTACGGCAGCGCCGGCCCGCAGGATCCGGGCCCGGCGGCCGAAACCCGGTACGGCCTCGCGGCCCAGCAGGGGCACACCTCCACGGGCGAAGCCCCGTACGGCAGCGCCGGCCCGCAGGGCCGGACCCCCACGGGCGAAGCCCCGTACGACGGCACCACCCCGCAAGGCCCGGGGCCGCAGGGCGCCCCCTCGTACGGCGCCGCAACCCCGCAGGGGCACGGGCACAGCCACGGCTCCGGGTTCGAAGCCCCGTACGACGGCACGACCCCGCCGGGCGGACCTGTCGGGCAGCAGCCCGCCCACGGGAACCCCGGGGCGGCCCCGGGGCCCGACACCTCCTACGACATCGCGGCCCCGCAGGGCGCGGACCACTGGAACACCGGCCCGCAGGGCCCCGGTTCCGGCGGCGAAGCCCGCCAGGACTCCCCCGCCCAGCAGGGCCAGGGGCAGACCCCCGGCGGGGAAGCCAGGTACGACGGCCCCGCCCCGCAGGGCCAAGGGCAGACCCCCGGCGGCGAAGCCCCGTACGGGAGCACCGCCCCGCAGGGCGAAGGCGCCGGGAAGACCTGTGTGGCCTGCCGGGCCGGGCGGGTGGACACCGACGGGTACTGCGAGCACTGCGGGCACGCCCAGCCCCGGGAGCGGGACCACCTCGAGGAGGAGCTCGGGAGCGTCGCGGCCGTCAGTGACCGCGGGCTGCGCCACCACCGCAACGAGGACTCCTTCGCCGTGGCGGCCACCGCGCTGCCCGACGGCTCCGCCGCCACCGTGGCCATCGTCTGCGACGGCGTCTCCTCCGCCAGCCGCCCCGACGAGGCTTCGGCCGCCGCCGCGGCCGCTGCCAACGAGGCGCTGCTCGACGCCCTGCCCCGCGGCGCCCACCCCCAGGAGGCCATGCACGAGGCGATCCTGGCCGCCGCCGCGGCCGTGAACGCGCTGGCTCCGGAGGTTCCGGGCGCCCAGAACGCCCCCGCCTGCACCCTGGTCGGCGCCGTCGTCAGCGGCGGCCTGCTGACCATCGGCTGGGTCGGTGACAGCCGTGCCTACTGGGTCCCCGACGACCGCGCCGCGCTCCCCCGCCGCCTCACCGAGGACGACTCCTGGGCCGCCCAGATGGTCGCGGCGGGTCTGATGGGCGAGGCCGAGGCCTACGCCGACGTCCGCGCGCACGCCATCACCGGCTGGCTCGGGGCCGACGCGTACGACCTGGAACCGCACACCGCCACCTTCAAGCCCGATCACGACGGTGTGATCGTGGTCTGCACCGACGGCCTGTGGAACTACGCCGAATCCGCCCGGGACATGGCCCAGGTGCTCCCCGCCGATGCCGCAACCCGGCCCCTGCACAGCGCGCAGGTGCTGGTGGGCCACGCGCTCGACGGCGGCGGGCACGACAACGTCACCGTGGCCGTCGTCCCCTTCGCCGCACCCGAGGGCCCCGCCCCGGTCCAGGCCTGA
- a CDS encoding VWA domain-containing protein: MANFAKPSAPRFNVEVYQNEYLPEGGRDVHAIVTVTSTGGATATRTSAQGAAVVIMVDCSGSMEYPPEKMRGAREATAAAIDTLRDGTSFAVIAGTHVAKEVYPGQGRLATADAATRAQAKEALRGLSSGGGTAIGTWLRLADGLLRQSTASIRHGILLTDGRNEHEEPEVLRATLDACAGRFTCDARGVGTDWEVREVTGIASALLGTADIVADPAHLSEDFTHMMENVMGKEVADVALRLWTPVGVEIQYVKQVAPAVQDLTDRRTEAGPRAGDYPTGSWGDESREYHVCVRVPGAAVGQEMLAARATLIMPGAPGEAPTVLSQGLVRAVWTNDLAASTAINAQVAHYTGQAELAQAIQQGLEARKLGDVGGATAKLGRAVQLASSSGNADTAKLLAKVVDVVDAAAGTVRLKAKVADADEMTLETRSTQTVRVKKA, encoded by the coding sequence ATGGCGAACTTCGCCAAGCCGAGCGCCCCGCGCTTCAACGTGGAGGTCTACCAGAACGAGTACCTCCCGGAGGGCGGCCGCGACGTCCACGCCATCGTCACGGTCACCTCCACCGGCGGGGCCACCGCCACCCGGACGTCCGCGCAGGGCGCCGCCGTCGTGATCATGGTCGACTGCTCCGGCTCCATGGAGTACCCGCCGGAGAAGATGCGCGGGGCCCGCGAGGCCACCGCCGCCGCGATCGACACCCTCCGCGACGGCACCTCCTTCGCCGTGATCGCCGGTACGCACGTGGCCAAGGAGGTCTACCCCGGCCAGGGCCGCCTCGCGACCGCCGACGCCGCCACCCGCGCCCAGGCCAAGGAGGCCCTGCGCGGCCTCTCCTCCGGCGGCGGCACGGCCATCGGCACCTGGCTGCGCCTCGCCGACGGCCTGCTGCGCCAGTCCACCGCCTCGATCCGGCACGGGATCCTGCTCACCGACGGCCGCAACGAGCACGAGGAGCCGGAGGTGCTCCGCGCCACCCTCGACGCCTGTGCGGGCCGTTTCACCTGTGACGCCCGCGGCGTGGGGACCGACTGGGAGGTCAGGGAGGTCACCGGCATCGCGAGCGCACTGCTCGGCACCGCCGACATCGTGGCCGACCCGGCCCACCTCAGCGAGGACTTCACGCACATGATGGAGAACGTCATGGGCAAGGAGGTCGCGGACGTCGCGCTGCGCCTGTGGACCCCGGTGGGCGTGGAGATCCAGTACGTGAAGCAGGTCGCGCCGGCCGTCCAGGACCTCACGGACCGGCGTACGGAGGCGGGCCCGCGCGCCGGGGACTACCCGACGGGCTCATGGGGCGACGAGTCCCGCGAGTACCACGTGTGCGTACGGGTCCCGGGCGCGGCCGTGGGACAGGAGATGCTGGCCGCCCGCGCCACGCTCATCATGCCGGGGGCGCCCGGCGAGGCCCCGACCGTCCTCTCCCAGGGGCTGGTCCGCGCGGTGTGGACGAACGACCTCGCCGCCTCGACCGCCATCAACGCCCAGGTCGCCCACTACACCGGGCAGGCGGAGCTCGCGCAGGCTATCCAGCAGGGTCTCGAAGCCCGCAAACTGGGTGATGTCGGCGGAGCGACGGCGAAGCTCGGCCGCGCCGTGCAGCTGGCGAGCAGCTCGGGCAACGCGGACACCGCGAAGCTCCTCGCGAAGGTGGTGGACGTCGTCGATGCGGCGGCGGGTACTGTGCGGCTGAAGGCAAAGGTCGCCGATGCGGACGAGATGACCCTTGAAACGCGTTCGACCCAGACCGTTCGAGTGAAAAAAGCCTGA
- a CDS encoding FHA domain-containing protein, with amino-acid sequence MAQEEGGSAAMPTCPNGHQSASDDWCEVCGHRMTAPTGTPAAPSYGYGYPPTGEPTAQAELCPQCRTPREAMAPFCEECRYNFLTRTATSYTPLAPDLSRGQNQGPNQGQGQGQGQYQGTPGPPPPPPAPAPVAPSAPPAYSQDHFEYEGSRPSQVNRAAEPLQREDDWMLPPPAHQEYQQPQYQQQPPPPPQQQQQYQQPPTGQYQPQQQHQQSLQEPFAPRRQGGGPWTATIGPDRSYFMAMMHRSGPEAAGLNLPAYSPEQHLPLSGGQITIGRRRASTGESPDIDLSVPPEDPGVSHQHAVLVQQPDGSWAVVDQNSTNGTTINGGEESIQPYVPVPLGDGDRVHVGAWTTITIRQG; translated from the coding sequence ATGGCGCAGGAAGAAGGAGGAAGCGCCGCGATGCCGACCTGCCCGAACGGGCACCAGTCCGCCTCCGACGACTGGTGCGAGGTCTGCGGTCACCGCATGACTGCCCCTACGGGCACCCCCGCGGCGCCCTCCTACGGCTACGGCTACCCTCCGACCGGCGAGCCGACCGCCCAGGCCGAGCTCTGCCCGCAGTGCCGGACCCCGCGCGAAGCGATGGCCCCCTTCTGCGAGGAGTGCCGGTACAACTTCCTGACGCGCACGGCGACTTCGTACACGCCACTCGCCCCGGACCTGAGTCGGGGACAGAACCAGGGCCCCAACCAGGGTCAGGGCCAGGGCCAGGGTCAGTACCAGGGCACGCCCGGTCCTCCGCCGCCGCCCCCGGCCCCGGCTCCGGTCGCGCCGTCCGCCCCTCCCGCGTACTCCCAGGACCACTTCGAGTACGAGGGCTCGCGCCCCTCCCAGGTCAACCGCGCCGCCGAGCCGCTGCAGCGTGAGGACGACTGGATGCTGCCGCCTCCGGCGCACCAGGAGTACCAGCAGCCCCAGTACCAGCAGCAGCCTCCGCCGCCGCCGCAGCAGCAGCAGCAGTACCAGCAGCCCCCGACGGGTCAGTACCAGCCGCAGCAGCAGCATCAGCAGTCGCTGCAGGAGCCCTTCGCGCCCCGTCGGCAGGGCGGCGGCCCCTGGACCGCCACCATCGGCCCGGACCGCTCGTACTTCATGGCGATGATGCACCGCAGCGGCCCCGAGGCGGCGGGCCTCAACCTGCCGGCGTACTCCCCCGAGCAGCACCTCCCGCTCTCCGGCGGCCAGATCACCATCGGCCGCCGCCGCGCCTCGACGGGCGAGTCCCCCGACATCGACCTGTCGGTGCCGCCGGAGGACCCGGGCGTCTCGCACCAGCACGCGGTACTGGTGCAGCAGCCCGACGGCAGCTGGGCCGTGGTGGACCAGAACTCCACCAACGGCACCACCATCAACGGCGGCGAGGAGTCGATCCAGCCCTACGTGCCGGTCCCGCTCGGTGACGGCGACCGCGTCCACGTCGGCGCCTGGACCACGATCACCATCCGCCAGGGCTGA
- a CDS encoding methyltransferase domain-containing protein gives MGADAGVRDMRETAHAAQVRELTAAGALGDPAWRAAFAAVPRHVFVPYYFTGRGAGHERLWAEDPDPERRARWLRGVYADAPLATRLRDGELVSSSSQPSLMANMLEALEVRDGDNVLEIGAGTGYNAALLCHRLGDGLVTTVDLDEEITESARSHLALLGYRPAVVTGDGARGCPSRGPFDRILVTCTLPLIPPAWLAQCRAGARILAPLSTGLIALTVRDEGFAEGRFLHTPAYFVPLRGATAAPPGTYGTPQGLPYELVENERFQFMLVLTSGALHPREALDLWRREDRPARERFGVTVTAEGQWSWLDDPQGPYVWPLGESDGRA, from the coding sequence ATGGGCGCTGACGCCGGGGTACGCGACATGCGGGAGACCGCGCATGCCGCCCAGGTACGGGAACTCACCGCCGCCGGGGCGCTGGGCGACCCGGCCTGGCGGGCGGCCTTCGCCGCCGTGCCGCGGCACGTCTTCGTCCCGTACTACTTCACCGGCCGCGGGGCCGGACACGAGCGGCTCTGGGCCGAGGACCCCGATCCCGAGCGGCGGGCCCGCTGGCTGCGCGGGGTCTACGCGGACGCCCCGCTCGCCACCCGGCTGCGCGACGGCGAGCTCGTCTCCTCCAGCAGCCAGCCCTCGCTGATGGCGAACATGCTGGAGGCCCTGGAGGTGCGCGACGGGGACAACGTGCTGGAGATCGGCGCGGGCACCGGCTACAACGCGGCCCTGCTCTGCCACCGGCTCGGCGACGGGCTCGTCACCACCGTGGACCTGGACGAGGAGATCACCGAGTCGGCGCGCTCGCACCTGGCCCTGCTCGGCTACCGGCCCGCGGTGGTCACCGGCGACGGGGCGCGCGGTTGTCCCTCCCGGGGCCCCTTCGACCGGATCCTGGTGACCTGCACGCTGCCGCTGATCCCGCCCGCCTGGCTGGCCCAGTGCCGTGCGGGGGCGCGGATCCTGGCGCCGCTGTCGACCGGGCTGATCGCACTGACGGTGCGGGACGAGGGGTTCGCGGAGGGCCGCTTCCTGCACACGCCGGCGTACTTCGTCCCGCTGCGGGGCGCCACGGCGGCGCCGCCGGGCACCTACGGGACCCCGCAGGGGCTCCCGTACGAGCTGGTGGAGAACGAGCGCTTCCAGTTCATGCTGGTGCTGACCTCGGGCGCGCTGCACCCCAGGGAGGCGCTGGACCTGTGGCGGCGCGAGGACCGGCCGGCGCGCGAGCGCTTCGGCGTGACGGTCACCGCCGAGGGGCAGTGGTCGTGGCTAGACGATCCCCAGGGGCCCTACGTGTGGCCCCTGGGGGAGTCGGACGGCCGGGCCTAG
- a CDS encoding globin, whose translation MNEIPRGTVQEQTFYELVGGEDTFRRLVHRFYQGVAEDPLLRPMYPEGDLGPAEDRFALFLMQYWGGPNTYSENRGHPRLRMRHAPFQVDSAAHDAWLKHMRVAVDELALAPEYEAQLWRYLTYAAASMVNTAG comes from the coding sequence GTGAACGAGATTCCGCGGGGTACGGTCCAGGAGCAGACTTTCTACGAGCTGGTGGGCGGCGAGGACACCTTCCGCCGCCTGGTGCACCGCTTCTACCAGGGGGTGGCCGAGGACCCGCTGCTGCGGCCGATGTACCCGGAGGGGGACCTGGGCCCTGCCGAGGACCGGTTCGCGCTCTTCCTGATGCAGTACTGGGGCGGCCCGAACACCTACAGCGAGAACCGCGGCCACCCGCGCCTGCGCATGCGGCACGCCCCGTTCCAGGTGGACTCGGCGGCGCACGACGCGTGGCTGAAGCACATGCGGGTGGCGGTGGACGAGCTCGCCCTCGCCCCGGAGTACGAGGCGCAGCTGTGGCGCTACCTGACGTACGCCGCCGCATCCATGGTCAACACCGCGGGCTAG
- a CDS encoding acyl-CoA thioesterase — MARHHYRCPLRWADMDAFGHVNNVVFLRYLEEARIDFMFRLAPGEGSESFTGGSVVARHEIDYKLPLVHRHEPVLIESWVTRIGAASLTIRYEVKDEATEDAPETVYVRAETVVVPYNLAEGRPRRITAEEKLFLQEYLDEPKAQPKAGTAGVEGIAA; from the coding sequence ATGGCCAGACACCACTACCGCTGCCCCCTGCGCTGGGCGGACATGGATGCCTTCGGGCACGTCAACAACGTCGTCTTCCTCCGCTATCTGGAGGAGGCGCGGATCGACTTCATGTTCCGCCTCGCGCCGGGGGAGGGCAGTGAGTCCTTCACGGGCGGTTCCGTCGTGGCCCGCCACGAGATCGACTACAAGCTGCCCCTCGTGCACCGTCACGAGCCGGTCCTCATCGAGTCCTGGGTGACCCGGATAGGCGCCGCGTCCCTGACCATCCGCTACGAGGTCAAGGACGAGGCGACCGAGGACGCGCCCGAGACGGTCTACGTGCGCGCCGAGACCGTGGTCGTGCCGTACAACCTCGCCGAGGGGCGGCCCCGCCGCATCACGGCCGAGGAGAAGCTCTTCCTCCAGGAGTACCTGGACGAGCCGAAGGCACAGCCGAAGGCCGGCACCGCCGGCGTCGAGGGCATCGCGGCATGA